In the Micromonospora sediminicola genome, CAGACACCAGCGGCCCCCGGCGGATGCCGGGGGCCGCTGCGCGTGTCGCTACACAGAAGGGCTATCTGGGCAGGCGGTCGTACCGCAGGAACAGGTTGCCCTGCTCGTCGATCAGGGATCGGCGGAGCTGCCAGTCGTCGGCGCCTTGCCCAGCGCCTGACGAGTCAGTGATCCGTGGCCCGGGCACGGCTAGGAGCTGCGGCGTGATCGTCATGCAGATCTCGTCGAGCAGTCCGGCTCGTGTCATCGCGCCGGCGAGCGAAGGGCCGCCCTCGCAGACGAGCCGTTGGTGGCCCTGGCTGCGGAGCTGCTGCACGGCCACCGCCAGGTCGACGTCGGTTTCGCCGGCGACCACCAGGTCGACGTGCTCGGCGAGGGCGGGATCGATGCTGGCCGCCGATGCCGCGGGTGCGATGAGGATCGGGCGGGGTGGGACGTGGCGGCCGGTGTGCTGCTGGAACAGCGGTCCGGTGAGGTCGAGGTCGAGAGATCGGCTGACCACAGCAACGGTCGGGTGCGGCGCCAGGCCCATCGAGCGGCGGCGGGCGATCTGGAGGGCGGAGAGCGGCGTGGGTCCGTACCGCTCCGCGCGGACGGTGCCCGCCCCGATGAGCAGCACGTCGGCGTCTCGCTTGACCGCCTGGTAGACGCGCTGGTCGCCCGGGCTGGACAGCGCGGCGCTGGTTCCGTTCACCGCCGCCAGTCCGTCGATGCTGGTCACGGCCAGCAGCCGCACGTGCCCGGCGTCGGTGGCGAGGCGGTCGTGCAGCTCGTCGTCATCGAGGTCGACCAGCCCAGGCTTGGGCCACATGTCGCGGATGCGGGCGCCGGCGGCCGGAGCGGGCCACCCGGCAAGGCGCCAGGTCAGCTCAGCGACCTTCTCGGCGAGGGAGTCGAGAGCCTGACCGCCGAGGTTCGCGCCGGCGGCGGATCGTGTGGTGGAGTACCGCTGGCCCTCCACCAGGTACTCGACACCCGAGCGATCCATCGAGTAGAGGATGTGCTGGTCGCCGGTCTCGAAGGCCACACCAACAGCGTCGACCCCCAGGTCCCGCTGCACGTCGACGAGCCCGCGGTGGCGGCGGCACTGATCGATCCACTGGTCGAGCAGGTCGGAAGCTGTCTGGGTGCCGACGCCACCGGACAGCGTGGTGGGGACGGCGGGCTGCGGCGGTCGATGAGTGAGCGTCAGGAGGCGCGGCGGCCGGCCCCAGCTCCACGTGTAGCTGAGGTGCTCAAGGGCCGACAGGATCGCCGGGTCTCCCTGGGTGCTGTCGAGCGTCATGGCTGACCGTCCGTGGTGGGAAGCGGCTGCGCTGCGGCGGGCTGGAAGCGGGTGCCGCGCCAGCGGTAGATGTTGCGGGAGTAGATGACGACGAAGGCGATCGACAGGGCGATCATCCCGGGCTGTGTGGTGGCCAGGCCGTAGGTGATCCACACGGCCTGACTGGCGATGCCGTAGATCCACCCGAACCGGGGGTTGTGGCCGCTGATCCACAGCCCGACGATCGACGCCGCGGCGGCGATCCACGACCAGGTCGCCGGGCTCACCGATCGCCCTCGGTGAGGCTGACGTCGATCTCGTACGCGACGCGGTCTCCCGGCACGATCGCCGTGGACACCTCGACCGGCTCGCACCCCCGGTACAGCGTCCGCCAGTGCTCGAACACCGACGTCCCGCCGGGGATGGCCAGCTCGGCCACCTCGGCGGCGGACGGCACGCGGGACTCGAACGCGAGCTTCGCGCGGTCGACAGCGATCCCGCCCGCCATCAGGTGAGCAATCGTGCCCACGCCGGGACGTTCGTCGTCGGGGTTGTTGAGGCCGATGCGCTGCGCGGTCTCCGCCGGCAGGTAGGACCGCGCCACCTGGTGCGGGGCTCCCTCGACGACGTACCGGAACGTCCGCACCAGGAGCCTGTGCTCCGCGTCGACGTCCAGCAGCCGGGCGATCTGCTCTGAGGCCATCACGTAGTCGTAGGTGATGTCGACCTTGGCGTCCGCCCCGGTCATCGCCTCGAACAGGCCCGCCTGAACGTCGGCCCCCCGGCGCGCGGCCGCGTACTCCATGCGCAGGCCCGCGAGCAGGTCGCGTCGCACCACCTGGCGGCGGCGGACGTAGATGCCCGACCCGTGCACCACGGTCAGCAGTCCCTCGGCGACCAGCTCTTTCAGGGCTCGGTCGAGCGCGGAGCGCGATCGCGTCTCGTAGATGGCCATGAGGTCGGCCAGCCGCGGCAGGCGATCGCCGGGCAGGTACTTGCCGGACTGAATCTGTCGGCGCAGATCAACGGCGATCTCGGCGCCTCTGCTCACAGCTCTCAACGCCAGCCTCCCAAAGAGCCCCCGGGAGAGTTGTTGACTCCCCTGGCCTACAGGGTGACACTAGCAGTGTCCCCGAGACAATCCCCTACCAGGGTTCGTTCGGAAACGGGACAAAGCCCGGCGCTACGAACACCGGGCTTCGCCACAGGCGGGTCGCTGACCTTGGGAAGGAGCACGACCCATGAGCATTGTCCACGACCACCCCGGCGCTGGAAGCGCACCACCGACCGTGACGCCCCCCACCGATCTCCTGAACATCGGCGACCCGTGGGAGCGGGCGCGCGCCGCCTCGCGCATGGCCGACCAACTGCACGAGGCTCGCCGCGCCGCCCTCACCATCCGGCTCGCCGCGGTCCGCGAGCTGGTCGAGGGCCGCCGCATCCCCGCCACCGTCGTCGGCCGATTCATCGGCATCACCGGCGGCCGCATCTCCCAGATGCTCGCCGGCAACCGCACGAAGACCGAGCCGGCCCGCACGATGGGGGACGCGGCATGACCGCCCCGACGAAGAAGCACCTGGACCTGGCCATCGCGCTGGCGCAGTTCCGCCAGGGTCTGCCGAAGTTGACGGACGCCGGGCTGGAGCGCCGGGCCGCCGAGGTGGCGGCGCTGCCGGGCTGGTACGCCGGCGAGCTGCGCCGCCTGGTCGACGCCGAGCGCGAGTCCCGCCGTACGACGACCCCGCCGACGGCGCCGACCCGGTCGCGGGCGCTGCGGATCGCCGCCGGCGCGGCGATCGCCGGAGCTCCGGCGGCGGCGCTGACCGGGCAGGCCCTCGCGCAGTACGCCGACCAGGTGCCGCAGGTGCTGCTCTACTCCCCGGCCGTCGCGGTCGGCCTGGTGGCCGCCGCCGTCGGCGCGAGCCGGACGGCCCGGTGGGTCGACGACCGCCGGCACCCCCTCGCGGTCGACGTCGACGAGGCCGACCTGAACCCGCTCGGCAAGGAGCTGCTCGCGAAGGTACGCGCGGCTCGCCTGGCGCGCGGGGAGGTGTGCTGATGGCCGCCTTGCTGGTGGTGAAGGTGCACCTGGACTGGACCGGCCCGGGCCACTACGACCGCGACCGGTCGTTGCCCTGCCGGGTCTGTGCCACCGCCACGAAGATGCGCGACGGCCGCGGCGACGCGTGCCACCAGTCGTGCGCGGAGGACGAGATCGCCCGGGAGCTGCTCGGCACCGGCCGGACCCTGATCGACGACGAGCGGATCCCGACGCCGGCGCGAACCCTGGAGGTGTCGTCGTGACGACGTTGCAGCACGGAACGGACCTGACCCAGCTCGCCGCGACCGACGCCAAGGTGGCCCGCAACCTGGCCGCGGCCGAGCGGGAGCGCCTGGCTGTGCAGACGCGAATCGCATCGGAGGACGCCGCTAGCGAGCGGCAACTGCGGGCGAAGGCGGAGCAGCTTCGACTGGCGGCGCAGAAGGACGCCAACCGCGACGCACGGGCCGAGCGGCGCCGCAAGCAGCAGGAGAACGAGCGGGCCGACCGCAAGGCCCGCCGGCAGGCCCGCCGGGCAGAGCTGGCCGGCTGGTACGCCGGCCGGGTCGCCTACGTGCGCGACAACGCCGCGGCGGTCTACTCCGGGCTGATCTACGGCCTGGCCGTGTCCGGGGCGGTGTACGGGCAGGTCGACGCGGCCCGGGCCAACAACCTGCCCACCCCGATCGGGGTGATCGCCGCGGTGGCCATCGAGGGCACCGGGCTGGCGATGGCGCTGACCGCGCAGCACCAGCGACTCAACGGCGAGCGGGCGATGGTGGCCCGGGCGCTGATCTGGATCTGCACGGCGGCCGCGGTGTCCATCAACGCGATCGGGCACCACGCCGACCCGGTCAAGGCGATCGGCCTGTCCGCGCTGTCCGCGCTGGGGATCATCGTCTACGAGGTCCGCTCCGGAGCGAAGCACCGCCCCGCGCTGCGCGCCAAGGGCATGATCCCGGAGCCGCCGGAGCGGTTCGGGTGGCGGCGCTGGCTGACCTACCCGCGGCAGACCCGCGAGGCGTGGAAGACCGACGTGCGCGACCGGCTCTCCCCCGGCGCGGCCGCGCTGATCGCCCGGGCCGAGGCCCGGCGGGCCGAGCAGCACCGCCAGGCCGCGATCGAGGCGGAGCGTGAGCGGCAGCAGAAGGTGGTGGCCGAGGTCGCCGCCGGTGCCCGGAAGGCGCTGCGCAAGGCCACCGGCAAGGACTCCGGCGCCGCCCTGGCGGCCCTGGCCCGGCTCGCGGCCACGGGCACCCCGGCGCCGCTGCTGGCGCTGCCCTCGCCCGGACGGGCGGAAGCCGAGGCGGCCCGCGCCGACGCCGCCGAGGCCCGACGGGCACTGGCGGAAGCGGAAGCACGCGCCGACGCCGCCGACGCGCGGGCGGAAGCGGCAACGGTGCGTCGGGCGGAAGCGGAAGCGGAAGCACGCGCGGCGATCGAGCGGGCGGAAGCGGAAGCAACTCACCGGGCGCGAGCGGAAGCGGAAGCAGCGACCGCCACGCGCCGGGCGGAAGCGGAAGCACACGCCGCCGCGCTCGCCCGTCGGGCGGAAGCGGAAGCACGCACCGCGCTGGAGCGTGCGCTGGCGGAAGCGGAAGCAGCGCGCGCCGAGGCCCGCGCCGAGACCGGACGCGCCTCGCGCACGCAGGGGCAGCTCGACGCCGCCGGCGCCGAGTGGCAGCGCCGGCTCCAGACCGCTGAGACGGCGCTGGGACAGGCCCGCCGCGAGCTGAGCGAGCAGCAGCACGCCCGCCACCGCGCGGAGGCCCTGGCCGAGGCCGCCAAGCAGGACGCCGCCGACCTGCGCGCCGCGCTGGCCCAGGCCGCCGCCGACGCCGGCCGCCGGCCCCGCCGCACCCCGGCCGGATCGAGCAAGCCGGCCGAGCCGGTGCTGTTCGAGGGCAAGCCGGTCCCGCACGTCGACCGGGTCAGCCCCGAGACCGTCCGCGCGGTGCTGCAGGCCCGCAAGGACCACCCCGACGCCACCCAGAAGGACCTCGCCCCGAAGGTCGGCACCTCCGAGCGGACCGTCCGCACGGTGCTGACCGCCGTCGCCGCCGCCAAGGGCAGCCCCGCCTCATAACAGCTCATAACTGTGGGGCGTGAGCAGCCAAAACGAAGGGAGGAAC is a window encoding:
- a CDS encoding dihydrofolate reductase family protein; the encoded protein is MTLDSTQGDPAILSALEHLSYTWSWGRPPRLLTLTHRPPQPAVPTTLSGGVGTQTASDLLDQWIDQCRRHRGLVDVQRDLGVDAVGVAFETGDQHILYSMDRSGVEYLVEGQRYSTTRSAAGANLGGQALDSLAEKVAELTWRLAGWPAPAAGARIRDMWPKPGLVDLDDDELHDRLATDAGHVRLLAVTSIDGLAAVNGTSAALSSPGDQRVYQAVKRDADVLLIGAGTVRAERYGPTPLSALQIARRRSMGLAPHPTVAVVSRSLDLDLTGPLFQQHTGRHVPPRPILIAPAASAASIDPALAEHVDLVVAGETDVDLAVAVQQLRSQGHQRLVCEGGPSLAGAMTRAGLLDEICMTITPQLLAVPGPRITDSSGAGQGADDWQLRRSLIDEQGNLFLRYDRLPR
- a CDS encoding GntR family transcriptional regulator, whose product is MSRGAEIAVDLRRQIQSGKYLPGDRLPRLADLMAIYETRSRSALDRALKELVAEGLLTVVHGSGIYVRRRQVVRRDLLAGLRMEYAAARRGADVQAGLFEAMTGADAKVDITYDYVMASEQIARLLDVDAEHRLLVRTFRYVVEGAPHQVARSYLPAETAQRIGLNNPDDERPGVGTIAHLMAGGIAVDRAKLAFESRVPSAAEVAELAIPGGTSVFEHWRTLYRGCEPVEVSTAIVPGDRVAYEIDVSLTEGDR
- a CDS encoding DUF2637 domain-containing protein, which codes for MTTLQHGTDLTQLAATDAKVARNLAAAERERLAVQTRIASEDAASERQLRAKAEQLRLAAQKDANRDARAERRRKQQENERADRKARRQARRAELAGWYAGRVAYVRDNAAAVYSGLIYGLAVSGAVYGQVDAARANNLPTPIGVIAAVAIEGTGLAMALTAQHQRLNGERAMVARALIWICTAAAVSINAIGHHADPVKAIGLSALSALGIIVYEVRSGAKHRPALRAKGMIPEPPERFGWRRWLTYPRQTREAWKTDVRDRLSPGAAALIARAEARRAEQHRQAAIEAERERQQKVVAEVAAGARKALRKATGKDSGAALAALARLAATGTPAPLLALPSPGRAEAEAARADAAEARRALAEAEARADAADARAEAATVRRAEAEAEARAAIERAEAEATHRARAEAEAATATRRAEAEAHAAALARRAEAEARTALERALAEAEAARAEARAETGRASRTQGQLDAAGAEWQRRLQTAETALGQARRELSEQQHARHRAEALAEAAKQDAADLRAALAQAAADAGRRPRRTPAGSSKPAEPVLFEGKPVPHVDRVSPETVRAVLQARKDHPDATQKDLAPKVGTSERTVRTVLTAVAAAKGSPAS